The Bacillota bacterium genome window below encodes:
- a CDS encoding TIGR01440 family protein, with the protein MAFLEDIAAQARRAAEELLEAAHLKPGQILIVGGSTSEVAGQKIGSAGNREVAEAILQPIIELAKAARVRLAVQGCEHINRAVVVQRETAEAYGLEEVSVYPVAKAGGAMAATAMDLFTDPVVVEEIKAHAGLDIGDTFIGMHLRRVAVPVRLSLKEIGSAHLTAARTRPKLIGGERAVYVRPTDH; encoded by the coding sequence TTGGCTTTCCTCGAAGACATCGCCGCCCAGGCCCGCCGGGCCGCCGAGGAACTGCTTGAGGCGGCCCATCTGAAGCCGGGGCAGATCCTCATCGTCGGCGGGAGCACCAGCGAGGTGGCCGGCCAGAAGATTGGTTCGGCCGGCAACCGGGAGGTCGCCGAGGCCATCCTCCAGCCCATCATCGAGTTGGCCAAGGCGGCCCGGGTTCGGCTGGCCGTCCAGGGCTGCGAGCACATCAACCGGGCCGTCGTCGTCCAGCGGGAGACGGCCGAGGCCTACGGTCTCGAGGAAGTCTCGGTCTACCCGGTCGCGAAGGCCGGCGGGGCAATGGCCGCCACGGCTATGGACCTCTTCACCGACCCGGTGGTGGTCGAGGAGATCAAGGCCCATGCCGGGCTGGACATCGGGGACACCTTCATCGGCATGCATCTCCGCCGCGTGGCCGTGCCCGTCCGCCTGTCCCTCAAGGAGATCGGCTCGGCCCACCTGACCGCCGCGAGGACCCGCCCCAAGCTCATTGGGGGCGAACGGGCCGTCTACGTCAGACCTACGGATCATTGA